In Bos taurus isolate L1 Dominette 01449 registration number 42190680 breed Hereford chromosome 11, ARS-UCD2.0, whole genome shotgun sequence, one DNA window encodes the following:
- the RPIA gene encoding ribose-5-phosphate isomerase, protein MQRPGPFSTLYGRVLAPLPGRAGGAASGGGGNSWGVPGSHVQLPGRSQFGAGSTSTGVRETNIVCPGPSAMSKAEEAKKLAGRAAVENHVRNNQVLGIGSGSTIVHAVQRIAERVEQENLKLVCIPTSFQARQLILQYGLTLSDLDRHPEIDLAIDGADEVDADLNLIKGGGGCLTQEKIVAGNASRFIVIADFRKDSKNLGDQWHKGIPIEVIPMAYVPVSRTVTQKFGGVIELRMAVNKAGPVVTDNGNFILDWKFDRVHKWSEVNIAIKMIPGVVDTGLFINMAERVYFGMQDGSVNMREKPF, encoded by the exons ATGCAGCGCCCCGGGCCCTTCAGCACCCTCTACGGGCGGGTCCTGGCCCCGCTGCCCGGGCGGGCCGGGGGCGCGGCCTCTGGTGGAGGCGGGAACAGCTGGGGCGTTCCGGGTTCCCACGTGCAGTTGCCGGGACGTTCGCAGTTCGGCGCTGGCAGCACAAGTACCGGCGTCAGGGAGACTAACATCGTCTGTCCGGGCCCGTCCGCGATGTCAAAGGCCGAGGAGGCCAAGAAGCTGGCTGGCCGCGCGGCCGTGGAGAACCACGTGAGG AATAACCAAGTGCTGGGAATTGGGAGTGGTTCTACAATTGTCCACGCTGTGCAGCGAATAG CTGAAAGAGTGGAACAAGAGAATCTGAAGCTCGTCTGTATTCCCACCTCCTTCCAG GCCCGTCAACTCATCCTGCAGTATGGCTTAACTCTCAGTGACCTGGACCGACACCCAGAG ATCGATCTTGCCATCGATGGTGCTGATGAAGTCGACGCTGACCTCAACCTCATCAAGGGTGGTGG AGGCTGCCTGACCCAGGAGAAGATTGTGGCCGGCAATGCCAGTCGCTTCATCGTGATTGCCGATTTCAG GAAAGATTCAAAGAACCTCGGGGATCAGTGGCACAAGGGCATCCCCATTGAGGTCATCCCTATGGCCTATGTCCCAGTGAGCCGAACTGTGACCCAGAAGTTTGGGGGCGTGATTGAACTTCGCATGGCCGTCAACAAGGCA GGTCCTGTGGTAACGGATAATGGGAACTTTATCCTGGACTGGAAGTTTGACCGGGTCCACAAATGGAGTGAAGTGAACATAGCCATCAAAATGATCCCAG GTGTGGTGGACACGGGGCTGTTCATCAACATGGCCGAGAGAGTCTACTTCGGGATGCAGGACGGCTCGGTGAACATGAGGGAGAAGCCGTTCTGA